A portion of the Lysinibacillus timonensis genome contains these proteins:
- the pgk gene encoding phosphoglycerate kinase, with amino-acid sequence MFSKKTMTDVDVKGKRVFVRVDFNVPMENGNITDETRIRAAIPTIEQLISRGAKVILASHLGRPKGEVNEEMRLTAVGKRLAEILNKPVIKLDESIGENVKQTIDNMNDGDVVLLENVRFHKGEEKNDEELAKSFASLADLYVNDAFGAAHRAHASTEGIAKYIPAVSGLLMEKELDVLGKALSTPERPFTAIIGGAKVKDKIGVIENLLDKVDHLLIGGGLSYTFSKAQGYSIGKSLVEEDKIDLAKRFIEQAKEKGVQLHLPVDAIIANEFSKDAQTQTVDIDAIPEDWMGLDIGPKTAQQYAQIIKDSKLIIWNGPMGVFEMEPFANGTKTVAIAMAETEGYTVIGGGDSAAAVEKFEVANKMNHISTGGGASLELMEGKQLPGIVALNDK; translated from the coding sequence ATGTTTTCAAAGAAGACGATGACGGATGTGGATGTAAAAGGAAAGCGCGTGTTTGTTCGTGTGGACTTTAACGTACCAATGGAAAACGGTAATATTACGGACGAAACAAGAATCCGTGCTGCAATTCCGACTATTGAACAATTAATCAGTAGAGGAGCAAAAGTCATTTTAGCTTCCCATTTAGGTAGACCAAAAGGCGAAGTGAATGAGGAAATGCGTCTAACTGCTGTTGGAAAAAGATTAGCTGAAATTTTAAATAAACCAGTCATAAAACTAGATGAATCAATTGGAGAAAATGTAAAACAAACAATTGATAACATGAATGATGGTGATGTTGTTCTTCTTGAAAACGTTCGTTTCCATAAAGGTGAAGAGAAAAATGATGAAGAACTCGCTAAAAGCTTTGCCAGTTTAGCGGATTTATATGTAAATGATGCATTTGGAGCAGCTCACCGTGCGCATGCATCTACTGAAGGAATCGCTAAGTACATTCCTGCAGTATCAGGTTTACTAATGGAAAAAGAATTAGACGTTCTAGGAAAAGCGCTATCCACTCCAGAAAGACCATTCACCGCGATTATTGGTGGGGCAAAAGTGAAGGATAAAATCGGTGTAATTGAAAATCTTCTAGATAAAGTCGATCATTTATTGATCGGAGGAGGGCTTTCTTACACATTTAGTAAAGCACAAGGTTACTCTATTGGTAAATCATTAGTAGAGGAAGATAAAATAGATTTAGCCAAAAGATTTATAGAACAAGCAAAAGAAAAAGGTGTACAACTGCATCTACCTGTTGATGCTATTATTGCCAATGAGTTTTCAAAGGATGCACAAACACAAACAGTCGATATAGATGCCATTCCTGAAGACTGGATGGGTCTAGATATCGGACCTAAAACTGCACAACAGTATGCGCAAATTATTAAAGATTCCAAGCTAATTATTTGGAATGGTCCAATGGGTGTATTTGAAATGGAGCCGTTTGCAAATGGAACAAAAACGGTTGCAATCGCAATGGCTGAAACTGAAGGCTATACAGTAATCGGTGGTGGCGATTCTGCAGCTGCTGTTGAAAAATTTGAAGTGGCAAATAAAATGAACCATATTTCTACTGGTGGTGGAGCATCACTTGAGTTAATGGAAGGGAAACAACTTCCGGGTATTGTCGCTTTAAATGATAAATAA
- the gap gene encoding type I glyceraldehyde-3-phosphate dehydrogenase → MVLKIAINGFGRIGRLVFREAMRDEKVEVVAVNDLTDAHQLAHLLKYDSVHGIYHEDVQSEDDAFIVNGKRVLVLSEKDPAKLPWGELDIDVVIESTGRFRSMDEVSLHIQAGAKKAILSAPSKGEMPTYVMGVNHTQYSSEENVISNASCTTNCLAPVAKVLDEKFGIKRGLMTTVHSYTNDQRILDFPHSDARRARAAAVSMIPTTTGAAIAVAKVLPQLKGKLDGFAIRVPTPNVSCVDFVAELKTNVTIEQVNSALNEAADGELKGILGYNELPLVSIDYNGNTNSSTVDGLSTMVLEDNMIKVLAWYDNEIGYSTRIMDLAKYITN, encoded by the coding sequence ATGGTCTTGAAAATAGCAATTAATGGATTTGGTCGAATTGGAAGATTAGTGTTTCGTGAAGCAATGAGAGACGAAAAGGTGGAAGTCGTTGCAGTTAATGATTTAACAGATGCTCATCAATTAGCACATTTGTTGAAATATGATTCCGTACACGGTATTTATCATGAAGATGTACAGTCTGAAGACGATGCTTTTATCGTTAACGGAAAAAGAGTGTTAGTTCTATCCGAGAAAGATCCTGCTAAGTTACCGTGGGGAGAACTTGATATTGATGTAGTGATTGAATCAACTGGACGATTCCGCTCAATGGATGAAGTTTCACTACACATTCAAGCAGGCGCTAAAAAAGCGATTCTTTCAGCTCCTTCTAAAGGAGAAATGCCAACATATGTAATGGGTGTTAACCATACACAATACTCAAGTGAGGAAAACGTGATTTCGAATGCATCTTGTACAACAAACTGTCTAGCGCCAGTTGCTAAAGTACTAGATGAGAAATTCGGTATTAAACGTGGTCTAATGACAACAGTACATTCTTATACAAATGACCAACGTATTCTAGATTTCCCACATAGTGATGCAAGAAGAGCACGTGCTGCTGCTGTTTCTATGATTCCTACTACGACAGGTGCTGCTATTGCCGTTGCAAAAGTGCTGCCTCAATTAAAAGGAAAACTAGATGGCTTTGCGATCCGTGTCCCTACACCGAACGTATCTTGTGTCGATTTTGTAGCTGAACTAAAAACAAATGTGACAATCGAACAAGTAAATTCAGCATTAAATGAAGCAGCTGATGGAGAACTAAAAGGAATTTTAGGTTATAACGAATTACCTTTAGTTTCAATTGATTACAACGGAAATACAAATTCTTCTACTGTAGACGGGCTATCTACAATGGTATTAGAAGATAATATGATTAAAGTTTTAGCTTGGTATGATAATGAAATTGGATATTCTACCCGTATAATGGATCTTGCAAAGTATATTACTAACTAA
- a CDS encoding glutaredoxin family protein, producing the protein MLVKFYTRPNCSLCVDGLTTLKLVQEELPFEIEHINIDEDDSAHEKYMLMIPVVEREGKVVQYGHLDYATLFDALR; encoded by the coding sequence ATGTTAGTAAAGTTTTATACAAGACCAAATTGTTCACTTTGTGTAGATGGTCTGACAACATTAAAGTTAGTTCAAGAAGAACTTCCCTTTGAAATTGAACATATAAATATCGATGAAGACGATAGTGCCCACGAAAAATATATGTTAATGATTCCTGTGGTTGAACGAGAAGGGAAAGTTGTACAGTACGGACACCTAGATTATGCAACGTTATTTGATGCACTGCGATAA
- a CDS encoding spore coat protein, producing MDNMQQQQMTGQTNMPLSMNHGAHEVLDVHEVLSASIGALNGFIFLRPHVQDQELLNILDRQYAFMLDEYNITAECFKTGQDPSHPTRSYKMQMGNDSKYGLTPGQPKKPMQSANEINDAIISGWLLNYHKLGATGKTNAALEATNPVVRRVLQDSIPNCIEMAYEISLYQNKKGYYQIPQLSQADMQAMLNMYGQADKAQDMPS from the coding sequence ATGGATAACATGCAACAACAACAAATGACAGGTCAAACAAATATGCCACTTTCAATGAACCACGGTGCTCACGAAGTATTGGATGTTCATGAGGTCTTAAGCGCTTCAATTGGTGCATTAAACGGATTTATTTTCTTACGTCCTCATGTTCAAGACCAAGAACTTCTAAATATTTTGGACAGACAATATGCATTTATGCTTGACGAATACAATATTACAGCAGAATGCTTTAAAACAGGTCAAGACCCAAGCCATCCAACACGTTCTTATAAAATGCAAATGGGCAACGATTCTAAATACGGCCTAACACCAGGACAACCGAAAAAACCTATGCAATCAGCAAATGAAATTAATGATGCAATTATTTCAGGTTGGTTATTAAACTACCATAAATTAGGTGCTACAGGGAAAACAAATGCTGCATTAGAAGCAACGAACCCAGTAGTTCGACGTGTACTACAAGATTCCATTCCTAACTGTATTGAAATGGCATACGAAATTTCACTTTACCAAAACAAAAAAGGCTATTACCAAATCCCACAACTTTCACAAGCAGATATGCAAGCAATGTTAAATATGTATGGTCAAGCTGATAAAGCACAAGACATGCCTAGCTAA
- the clpP gene encoding ATP-dependent Clp endopeptidase proteolytic subunit ClpP, with protein MTILVPTVIEQTSRGERAYDIYSRLLKDRIILLGSAIDDNVANSIVAQLLFLAAEDPDKDINLYINSPGGSITAGMAIYDTMQFIKPKVSTICIGMAASMGAFLLTAGEPGKRFALPNAEVMIHQPLGGAQGQATEIEIAAKRILFLRDKLNKILSERSGQPIERIAQDTDRDNFMTAEQAKDYGLIDGIISSVDQK; from the coding sequence ATGACAATTTTAGTCCCTACAGTTATTGAACAAACAAGCCGAGGAGAACGTGCTTACGACATTTATTCTCGTTTATTAAAAGACCGTATTATCTTGCTTGGTAGCGCGATTGATGATAATGTTGCCAACTCAATTGTAGCTCAGCTATTATTCCTAGCAGCTGAAGATCCAGATAAAGATATTAATCTATACATTAACTCACCTGGTGGATCGATTACAGCTGGTATGGCAATTTATGACACGATGCAATTTATTAAACCAAAAGTTTCTACAATTTGTATCGGTATGGCGGCATCTATGGGTGCATTTTTACTTACAGCTGGTGAACCTGGTAAACGTTTTGCGTTACCAAACGCTGAAGTAATGATTCACCAACCATTAGGTGGCGCACAAGGTCAAGCAACTGAAATCGAAATTGCTGCAAAACGTATTTTATTCTTACGTGATAAATTAAATAAAATTCTATCAGAACGTTCTGGTCAACCAATTGAAAGAATTGCTCAAGATACTGATCGTGATAATTTCATGACTGCTGAACAAGCTAAAGATTACGGTTTAATTGACGGTATTATTTCTAGCGTCGATCAAAAATAA
- a CDS encoding HPr family phosphocarrier protein: MVETNLEVKLKSGLQARQAALFVQEANRYKAEVYLQKDEKKVNAKSIMGIMSLAVARGTKITLIADGNDENEAIQGLTKFIENAE, translated from the coding sequence ATGGTTGAAACCAACTTAGAAGTAAAGTTAAAATCTGGTTTGCAAGCTAGACAAGCGGCTTTATTTGTACAAGAGGCAAATCGTTATAAAGCTGAAGTATATTTGCAAAAAGATGAAAAGAAAGTGAATGCAAAATCAATAATGGGTATTATGAGTTTAGCAGTTGCTCGTGGCACGAAAATTACATTAATTGCAGACGGCAATGATGAAAACGAAGCAATTCAAGGCCTTACAAAATTTATTGAAAATGCAGAATGA
- the whiA gene encoding DNA-binding protein WhiA yields MSFASETKKELTQVEANDRLLKAEVSALIRMNGSLSFSNRQFSLDVQTENAAIARRLYTIIKKLYAFNVELLVRKKMRLKKNNVYICRVREGSRELLTDLEILSEDFQFNHSISKSLIQTSNEKRAYLRGAFLAGGSVNNPETSSYHLEIYSLYKEHGEALASLMNEFNLNAKTIERKKGFVTYLKEAEKISDYLGLVGAFQAMLKFEDVRIVRDMRNSVNRIVNCETANLNKTIGAAIRQVENIRFIENSIGLDQLPEKLREIARLRVEYQDVTLKELGEMVSTGTVSKSGVNHRLRKIDEIAEALRRGEQI; encoded by the coding sequence ATGTCATTTGCTTCAGAAACGAAGAAAGAGCTAACCCAGGTTGAAGCGAATGATCGCTTGCTTAAAGCAGAAGTCTCAGCACTTATTAGAATGAATGGTTCCCTTTCATTTTCTAATAGACAATTTAGCTTAGATGTTCAAACCGAAAATGCTGCAATTGCTCGAAGACTATATACTATTATTAAAAAGCTTTATGCATTTAATGTTGAGTTGCTTGTTCGTAAAAAAATGCGCTTAAAGAAAAATAACGTATACATTTGTCGTGTTCGAGAAGGTTCACGAGAATTGTTGACAGATCTTGAAATTTTATCAGAAGATTTTCAATTTAATCACTCAATATCTAAATCACTCATTCAAACGAGTAATGAAAAACGTGCATATTTACGTGGTGCATTTTTAGCAGGTGGTTCAGTCAATAACCCTGAAACTTCATCATATCATCTAGAAATCTATTCTTTATATAAGGAACACGGCGAAGCGTTGGCAAGTCTAATGAATGAATTTAATTTAAATGCCAAAACAATTGAACGAAAAAAAGGTTTTGTTACTTATTTGAAAGAGGCTGAAAAAATTTCAGATTATTTAGGTTTAGTTGGTGCATTTCAAGCAATGCTAAAATTTGAAGACGTTCGAATTGTGAGAGATATGCGAAATAGTGTCAATCGAATTGTAAACTGTGAAACAGCAAACTTAAATAAAACGATTGGGGCTGCCATTCGCCAAGTAGAAAATATTCGTTTTATTGAAAACTCCATCGGTCTAGACCAACTGCCCGAAAAGTTACGAGAAATTGCACGACTACGTGTAGAATATCAAGATGTAACATTAAAAGAGTTAGGTGAAATGGTATCTACTGGTACAGTTAGTAAATCGGGTGTGAATCACAGACTAAGAAAAATAGATGAAATTGCAGAGGCACTCCGTCGAGGAGAGCAGATTTAG
- the yvcK gene encoding YvcK family protein, producing MNRRKTNIVVIGGGTGLSTLLRGLKQYPFDITAIVTVADDGGSSGRLRDDYDIPPPGDIRNVIAALSDAEPLVEQMFQYRFSQSVDLGGHSLGNLMLTALTDITGDFSHAIAEMSKVLKVHGKVLPAANKKITLHAELTDGTFVVGESKIPKSHSPIKRVFLEPSNVKPLPEAIKAIQSADIILVGPGSLYTSIIPNLLVREIGEALVAAKGRKIYICNLMTQKGETLKYSATEHVQAIYHHVGVPCLDSILVNDIDLPLPIRENYREENAEPVKVDIHSLEHMGLEVIKKDIAVVHSGVVRHESTRIAQWLYDYAPKYVAK from the coding sequence ATGAATAGAAGAAAAACGAATATCGTAGTAATAGGAGGTGGAACTGGACTATCTACATTATTACGTGGGTTAAAACAATATCCCTTTGATATCACTGCCATCGTAACGGTTGCTGATGATGGCGGTTCCTCTGGGCGCCTACGTGATGATTACGATATTCCACCACCTGGAGATATTCGAAATGTAATCGCAGCATTATCTGATGCTGAGCCTTTAGTTGAACAGATGTTCCAATACCGTTTTTCTCAATCAGTTGATTTAGGTGGGCATTCGTTAGGTAATTTAATGTTAACAGCCTTAACCGATATAACGGGCGACTTTAGCCATGCGATTGCAGAGATGAGCAAAGTGTTAAAAGTGCATGGAAAAGTGTTGCCAGCTGCAAATAAAAAAATTACATTGCATGCAGAACTAACGGATGGAACTTTTGTAGTTGGTGAATCTAAAATTCCAAAATCCCATTCGCCTATTAAGAGAGTGTTTTTAGAACCAAGTAATGTGAAACCGCTTCCTGAAGCAATAAAAGCCATACAATCAGCCGATATCATATTAGTTGGTCCAGGAAGTCTTTATACTAGTATCATTCCGAATCTATTAGTTAGAGAAATAGGCGAAGCACTCGTTGCAGCAAAAGGTCGTAAAATTTATATTTGTAATCTAATGACCCAGAAAGGTGAAACACTTAAATATAGTGCAACAGAACACGTTCAAGCTATTTATCATCACGTTGGGGTGCCATGTTTAGATTCGATTCTAGTTAATGATATCGACCTACCATTGCCTATTAGAGAAAACTATAGAGAAGAGAATGCAGAACCGGTAAAAGTAGATATTCATAGCTTAGAACATATGGGATTGGAAGTTATTAAAAAAGATATCGCTGTCGTTCATTCTGGAGTAGTTCGCCATGAATCAACAAGAATAGCACAATGGCTATATGATTATGCGCCCAAATATGTTGCTAAATAA
- the rapZ gene encoding RNase adapter RapZ → MVRSNSYTHEIVIITGMSGAGKTVAVQSFEDLGYYCIDNLPPALLTTFLALMKESERKITRVAAVMDMRGGEFFDSLIDALDKLEKVDDLITRVLFLDADDETLVRRYKETRRSHPLEPYGLPLEGIHKERNLLSELRGRATYVYNTSTMKPRELRERITNEFANISGPNFSINVMSFGYKNGIPIDADLVFDVRFLKNPYYVEELRYKTGLEPEVSNYVLETDETQTLIKKLTDLFEYMIPQYINEGKSQLVLAIGCTGGQHRSVTLAEYYGKLFKENYQTVITHRDIHHRKE, encoded by the coding sequence GTGGTTAGAAGTAATAGCTATACACATGAGATTGTCATCATTACGGGGATGAGTGGGGCTGGTAAAACAGTAGCGGTACAAAGTTTCGAAGATCTTGGCTATTACTGTATCGATAATTTACCGCCAGCTTTATTAACGACTTTTTTAGCCTTAATGAAAGAATCTGAAAGAAAAATTACACGCGTTGCTGCAGTCATGGACATGCGCGGGGGTGAATTTTTTGATTCATTGATCGATGCTTTAGATAAGTTAGAAAAAGTGGATGATCTGATTACACGTGTATTATTTTTAGACGCTGACGATGAAACGCTTGTTCGCCGATATAAAGAGACGAGAAGATCACATCCACTTGAACCTTATGGATTACCACTAGAAGGAATTCATAAAGAAAGAAATCTTCTTTCTGAACTAAGAGGGAGAGCAACTTATGTTTACAATACTTCGACGATGAAACCGAGAGAACTCCGGGAAAGAATTACAAATGAGTTTGCGAACATAAGTGGACCTAATTTTTCAATTAATGTCATGTCCTTCGGTTATAAAAATGGCATACCAATTGATGCTGATTTAGTATTTGATGTCCGTTTTTTAAAAAATCCATATTATGTAGAAGAACTACGTTATAAAACAGGATTGGAACCAGAAGTATCCAATTACGTATTAGAAACAGATGAAACACAGACGTTAATAAAAAAACTAACAGATTTGTTTGAATATATGATTCCACAATATATCAATGAGGGAAAATCACAACTAGTATTAGCTATTGGGTGTACAGGTGGACAGCACCGTTCTGTTACATTAGCGGAGTATTACGGAAAACTATTCAAGGAAAACTATCAAACTGTCATAACGCATCGTGATATTCATCATAGAAAGGAATGA